The window CGTCCGTGTAGGAGTGTCCCTCGGCGGCGTTCACCCACAGATAGACGTGCTGCGGCAGTCCGGCCCGCAGTCGTCGTGCGTGCTCCAGGTGGTCCGGCACGCCGACGATCCCGACGCTGAAACGGATGCCGAGACCGGCCAGATCGTGTGTCTTGGCGAGGAAGCGCTCGTAGGGCGTCTGTCCCGGGTGGTACGTGCACCACAGGGCGACGGTGTCGGGATTCGCGTCCCGCAGCCAGTCGGTGCGGCAGCTCAGATTGGTCTGGATGGCGACCCGCCGGACGTGCGGCCGGTGCGAGAGATCCACCAGTGCCTGCCGGTACCAGGAGCGCACCAGCCCTTCGCCCCAGGGCGTGAAGAGCACGGAGAGACGGTCGTCACCCTGCTCGTGTGCCCACGCGGTGAACCGCTCCAATGCCGCGCGGTCGGCGCGCAGTTGCGTCGTGGTGTCCCGCCGCTTCGCGAACGGGCAGTAGGGGCAGTCGTAGTCGCAGGAGGCGAGAGGGCCGCGGTACAGCAGCGTCAGGTCCACCGGCCCTCACTTCGTCTCGTAGGCGGCCATGGCGTCGCGCACGGCCGGTGAGAAGAACTCGGGGCCGATGGCGTCCGAGTGGGCGAGCCCCTCGGCGGAGAGCCGCAGCCGCTCCGGCACGGCGTCGTCGAGCCAGCCGCGGGCGGCGAGGGTGTCCAGTTCCGCCGCGAAGTCGCCGTACGCGTCCGAACCGAACCGGAGGCGGTAGTCGGCCAGGGGCAGACCCTGCGCCTGGAGCAGCGACTGCAGCAGATACCGACGGCGAGCCTCGTCCTCGTCGACCCACCTCCCGTGCAGGGCACGCGAGAAGTCCCCGGTGGCGGTGTAGGCGTCGATGATCCCGCGGATCTCCCGCATCGACACGGCGTAGTCGAAGGAGTAGTGCAGCCGGGAGGTGTACGAGCGGGCGCCGCAGCCCAGACCGATCATGCCGTCGGTCTGGCAGGCGTAGTCGTCCGGCCCCTGCGGTGGTGCGTCCGTCCGCCGGAACATGCGCATCGACACCTGCTCGTAGCCGTGCGAGAGGAGATGGTCGCGGCCCTCCCGGTAGCGGCGCAGGCGCTGCTCGTCCCATTGCAGGTCGGCCGCCCGGGGGTCAAGGTGGCGGCCCAGGCCGGTGAGGGGGCGTATGTAGAGGGGATAGAGGTAGATCTCCTCGGGGCGCCAGGACAGGGCCGCGTCGAGGGAGTACCGCCAACTGGCGGCCGTCTGGCCGTCGATGCCGTAGATCAGGTCGATGTTCAGGACGGGGACGGCGGCTTCGCGTATGCGGGCCAGGGCCGCCTCGACGTCGTCCCTGCGCTGCGGGCGTACGGCGGC of the Streptomyces aurantiacus genome contains:
- a CDS encoding STM4011 family radical SAM protein — its product is MDLTLLYRGPLASCDYDCPYCPFAKRRDTTTQLRADRAALERFTAWAHEQGDDRLSVLFTPWGEGLVRSWYRQALVDLSHRPHVRRVAIQTNLSCRTDWLRDANPDTVALWCTYHPGQTPYERFLAKTHDLAGLGIRFSVGIVGVPDHLEHARRLRAGLPQHVYLWVNAAEGHSYTDAQADEWTALDPLFPFSRHPHRSAGMPCRTGDSVLSVDGDGTVRRCHFVRTEMGNLYDGSYRAALGPRACPREMCDCHIGYVHLETLPLYDVFAGGVLERVPRTLPGRPALPLLALPSVTGPG
- a CDS encoding STM4012 family radical SAM protein; translated protein: MTLTSAGTSVSLPRPYQSYTYAYPHKTAYRPLDPEPRLADLWAGESRQSLSLYLHIPFCEIRCGFCNLFTRIGAPDDLTSRYLDAVQRQAAAVREALGDEEPPRFANAAFGGGTPTYLEAAELERLCDIAEQEMGVDLRAVPLSVEASPSTATADRLAVLAERGTTRLSLGVQSFVEEESRAAVRPQRRDDVEAALARIREAAVPVLNIDLIYGIDGQTAASWRYSLDAALSWRPEEIYLYPLYIRPLTGLGRHLDPRAADLQWDEQRLRRYREGRDHLLSHGYEQVSMRMFRRTDAPPQGPDDYACQTDGMIGLGCGARSYTSRLHYSFDYAVSMREIRGIIDAYTATGDFSRALHGRWVDEDEARRRYLLQSLLQAQGLPLADYRLRFGSDAYGDFAAELDTLAARGWLDDAVPERLRLSAEGLAHSDAIGPEFFSPAVRDAMAAYETK